From a single Aricia agestis chromosome 17, ilAriAges1.1, whole genome shotgun sequence genomic region:
- the LOC121735633 gene encoding uncharacterized protein LOC121735633, with amino-acid sequence MGRLQNIPFDIQTYDVTFILADYVKGEHKFLSCVPSIKEDTCGLKESPLRQINSCKNGKLEKKNMAAVFPSKIPKNYKLCPFNVGMATLFPYSMIPNKEKMKDLDRITEGNGSDIEMLKIIAQDFNATLNLFYIFREEENPYLHMEYLNYLFNKTLDACAGGLYNIYGDVVAYSGIYTTQSVIWVYTVDRAIRSWQSLGHKVTDVYYFFIVYLIYSVIWTLVRKYDENSVSFVETIVSGWGALLGTTSLQDPKSLKQKILNIALIVMSLHLSAYIGAQIYSYLTIQGPPQTYNTVEELKVSNKKPYLQTSTKYFVQDKSYEEFANTSGDCKDFRHCENTILANTGATLIINTYLLPFQAETAVNDEARVLGLQENVLTVYHEMIMRKDFALQKKFQDIVTRLFEAGICDKLYNEAIGITVVDKAKITNKNILANSYSCTVGCEITLDQMGGAFYLWLFGCLLSFGVFLVEVLYEQLKSCNTVYLA; translated from the coding sequence ATGGGACGTCTACAAAATATACCATTCGATATACAAACTTATGATGTCACGTTCATTTTGGCAGATTATGTGAAAGGAGAGCACAAATTCTTAAGTTGTGTTCCaagtattaaagaagatacaTGTGGCCTGAAAGAATCGCCGCTACGTCAGATAAATTCTTGCAAGAACGGCAAATTGGAAAAGAAAAATATGGCAGCAGTATTTCCCTCCAAAATACCTAAGAATTATAAACTTTGCCCTTTCAACGTTGGGATGGCCACCCTGTTTCCATATTCTATGATTCCTAATAAAGAGAAGATGAAGGATTTAGACAGAATCACGGAAGGCAACGGTTCTGATAtagaaatgttaaaaataatagcgCAAGACTTCAACGCCacattgaatttattttatatttttagagagGAAGAAAACCCTTATTTACACATGGAGTATTTGAATTATCTCTTCAATAAAACACTTGATGCCTGTGCAGGGGGTCTGTATAATATTTACGGAGATGTGGTTGCTTATTCTGGGATATACACCACCCAATCTGTTATTTGGGTCTATACGGTGGACCGTGCCATTCGCTCCTGGCAATCTTTGGGACACAAGGTCACAGACGTCTACTACTTCTTTATAGTTTATCTCATCTACTCGGTCATTTGGACTCTCGTGAGGAAATACGACGAGAACAGTGTATCTTTCGTGGAAACCATTGTGAGTGGCTGGGGCGCTCTGCTCGGGACTACTTCATTGCAGGATCCAAAGAGCTTGAAACAGAAGATACTGAACATCGCTTTAATCGTGATGAGCTTGCATCTATCGGCGTACATAGGTGCCCAAATATATTCCTATCTAACTATACAAGGTCCACCGCAAACGTACAATACTGTGGAAGAACTAAAGGTATCCAATAAGAAGCCTTACTTGCAGACATCCACCAAGTATTTCGTTCAAGATAAAAGCTACGAGGAGTTCGCCAACACATCTGGCGATTGCAAAGATTTTAGGCATTGTGAGAACACTATTCTTGCAAATACTGGTGCTACGcttattataaatacttatcTCTTGCCATTTCAAGCTGAGACCGCTGTGAACGACGAGGCTAGAGTCCTAGGCCTCCAGGAGAACGTGCTAACGGTGTATCACGAAATGATTATGAGAAAAGATTTCGCTCTACAGAAAAAGTTTCAGGACATTGTAACGAGGTTGTTCGAAGCTGGAATTTGCGACAAGCTGTACAACGAAGCTATTGGTATCACCGTGGTGGACAAAGCCAAGATTACGAACAAGAATATTCTCGCTAATAGCTACAGTTGTACTGTTGGCTGTGAGATTACGTTAGACCAGATGGGAGGAGCATTTTACCTTTGGTTGTTTGGTTGTTTGTTATCATTCGGTGTGTTTCTAGTTGAAGTTCTATATGAGCAGTTAAAGAGTTGTAATACAGTTTATTTGGCTTAG